A single Musa acuminata AAA Group cultivar baxijiao chromosome BXJ2-1, Cavendish_Baxijiao_AAA, whole genome shotgun sequence DNA region contains:
- the LOC135598697 gene encoding bZIP transcription factor 50-like, with product MAGAVDSPKTPDEHLELDLDFDFDIDYLLKTFSDEGVGVLLDPSAGLCVDDCPPPSNVSEEDKYDSPSGEPDGPSDSFSSYVSHLEKFLMEEEEGEAHVAAEEGFEADDFVACLFAEASRDEGGEVATPDSEASKRKEREEEEDEEEPPVAADGEDDDPVNKKRRRQMRNRDSAMKSRERKKMYVKELEMKNKYLEAECRRLDYVFRCCTAENLALHQRLQKERLYDAPTAKQESAVLFMESLLLGSLSWLVSIVCLFLVPVLPNLSPKDINPLERGLADEVVSAKKVTNKRLETNLRSGLVVFRKRCRGMRTRMKNLFVAPAFYSDYLIVP from the exons ATGGCGGGCGCAGTAGACTCCCCGAAAACCCCGGACGAGCACCTCGAGCTCGATCTCGATTTCGATTTCGACATCGACTATCTCCTGAAGACCTTCTCCGATGAGGGCGTCGGCGTCCTCCTTGATCCTTCCGCTGGCTTATGTGTGGATGACTGCCCACCTCCTTCCAATGTTTCGGAGGAGGACAAATATGATTCACCTTCAGGGGAACCTGATGGGCCTTCCGATTCTTTCTCGTCGTACGTGAGCCATCTGGAGAAGTTCctcatggaggaggaagaaggggaagcCCACGTAGCCGCCGAGGAGGGCTTCGAAGCGGACGATTTTGTTGCCTGTTTGTTCGCCGAAGCGTCCCGTGACGAGGGAGGCGAGGTCGCCACGCCCGATTCGGAGGCCAGCAAGaggaaggagagggaggaggaggaggatgaggaggaaccGCCCGTAGCCGCGGACGGCGAGGACGACGATCCGGTTAACAAGAAGAGGAGAAG GCAGATGAGGAATAGGGATTCTGCCATGAAATCAAGGGAGAGAAAGAAGATGTATGTGAAGGAACTGgagatgaagaacaagtatctggAAGCGGAGTGCCGGCGTTTGGATTATGTTTTCCGGTGCTGTACAGCGGAGAATCTGGCACTCCACCAGCGCTTGCAGAAGGAAAGGCTGTATGATGCTCCCACAGCTAAGCAGGAGTCTGCTGTACTCTTCATGG AATCCCTGCTGTTGGGTTCCCTGTCTTGGCTGGTCAGCATCGTTTGTCTGTTCCTCGTGCCTGTCCTGCCCAACCTGAGTCCGAAGGACATAAACCCTCTCGAAAGAGGCCTCGCGGACGAAGTTGTGTCGGCCAAAAAAGTAACAAATAAGAGATTGGAGACAAATTTAAGATCGGGGTTGGTTGTTTTCAGGAAAAGATGCAGAGGTATGAGGACTAGGATGAAAAACTTGTTTGTTGCTCCTGCATTCTATTCAGACTACCTTATAGTTCCTTAG
- the LOC135598698 gene encoding uncharacterized protein LOC135598698 has protein sequence MLPPVASKRYVLRLFISLKHVTANVVDRRSGRVVVTASSVEKALKAGFECGRTCNAKAAAAVAEVLAMRLKVDGLAREPIHADATKEVEKKGFKNRTKVWAMLNALRSHGVNLILDQGDIRHPPPPPHLP, from the coding sequence ATGCTGCCTCCTGTGGCGAGCAAGCGATACGTGCTGCGGCTGTTCATATCGCTCAAGCACGTGACGGCCAACGTGGTGGACCGTCGCAGCGGGCGCGTGGTGGTGACGGCGTCCTCGGtggagaaggcgctcaaggcgggGTTCGAATGCGGGCGCACCTGCAACGCCAAGGCGGCCGCGGCGGTGGCGGAGGTGCTCGCCATGCGCCTCAAGGTCGACGGCCTGGCCCGGGAACCCATCCACGCCGACGCTACCAAGGAGGTGGAGAAGAAAGGCTTCAAGAACCGCACCAAGGTGTGGGCCATGCTCAACGCCCTCCGCTCGCACGGCGTCAACCTCATCCTCGACCAAGGCGACATccgccatcctcctcctcctcctcatctcccTTGA
- the LOC103993287 gene encoding large ribosomal subunit protein P1: MAAFGELACTYAALLLHDDGIPITSEKISTVVKAAKLTIDSYWPPLFAKLLEKRSVDDLILSVGSGGGGAAVAVSAAPAAAGAAPAAAPAAEEKKEEPKEESDDDMGFSLFD, from the exons ATGGCTGCGTTCGGAGAACTCGCCTGCACCTATGCCGCTCTCCTCCTGCACGACGATGGCATCCCCATCacg TCGGAGAAGATCTCGACCGTGGTGAAGGCTGCCAAATTGACGATCGACTCCTACTGGCCGCCCCTCTTCGCCAAACTCCTCGAGAAGAGGAGCGTCGATGACCTCATCTTGAGCGTCGGATCCG GGGGTGGTGGTGCTGCAGTTGCGGTCTCTGCTGCCCCGGCTGCCGCAGGCGCGGCCCCCGCCGCTGCTCCTGCAGCCGAGGAGAAAAAG GAGGAGCCCAAGGAAGAGAGTGATGATGATATGGGATTCAGCTTGTTTGATTAG